Proteins encoded together in one uncultured Desulfosarcina sp. window:
- a CDS encoding endonuclease/exonuclease/phosphatase family protein translates to MRSSADSVFRLAQSAQMLELLTTVGELAGDGPSQVIMVGDFNSSPEDIPGSDYNPFSGNMESYVPSYLLATYYFGFLDSWLLQKKYDNGYTSGFDEYVCDPDAELTTRIDHIFLGQNGYKIEKVKSIVVGDDVKDMTPNGLWPSDHAGVVAKIKFSQKHSVPRAKPRR, encoded by the coding sequence ATGAGAAGTTCTGCTGACAGCGTCTTCAGACTCGCTCAGAGTGCACAGATGCTTGAGCTATTGACAACCGTCGGCGAACTTGCAGGGGATGGCCCTTCTCAAGTAATCATGGTTGGTGATTTTAACAGTTCCCCGGAAGATATTCCAGGCTCAGACTACAATCCATTTTCTGGGAATATGGAAAGCTACGTGCCGTCATACCTGCTGGCGACATATTATTTCGGTTTTTTAGATTCCTGGCTGCTGCAGAAAAAATATGACAACGGCTACACCAGCGGATTCGATGAATATGTATGCGACCCCGACGCTGAATTGACCACGCGTATCGACCATATCTTTTTAGGACAAAATGGCTACAAAATCGAGAAGGTAAAATCCATTGTGGTTGGTGATGACGTTAAGGACATGACCCCGAATGGTTTGTGGCCTTCTGATCATGCGGGAGTCGTTGCCAAAATTAAATTTTCCCAAAAACATAGCGTCCCCCGGGCAAAACCGAGGCGCTAA